GTCGGGCATCAAACCCCTGCCCTGAGTCGAACGAATCGCCTGGCAAAGGTTTGTCTTACCGGAGAGACAAAACCGACAGCGCCCGCATTCAGGGGTGTACAGAGGGATCACATGATCACCTACCGACACTGAGGTCACACCCTCACCAATCTCCTCGACAACAGCTCCACCTTCATGCCCCAACACAACAGGAAATAAACCTTCAGGATCTGAACCAGACAAGGTGTAGGCGTCTGTATGACAAACCCCTGTCGCCACAACACGAAGAAGCACTTCTCCAGAACGAGGTGGGGCGACATCAATCTCGGTGACATCCAAAGGCTCGCCTGGAGCCCAAGCAACCGCAGCTCTGGAGCGAATCATGAGTGAGGGAAAATCGAATCCATCAGCATCATCGCTCTGAGGCTCAGCATGACAGCAGAGAAAGAGCAATTCAGAACAGACCTCGGAAAACAAACACAATGATTTGCAACTAGATCAATCTGAAGACGCGTGGTGATTAACAACACCATTGATCAAATGTTAGACAACAAAATCGGCCAAGACTCATCCCTGGCCAATCAACTACAGGCATTGGAAAAACTGCAGAAAGTCCAGACAAAGCAAAGTGTCACTAATCCAAGACCATTGACCTAGGCAGAAGCATTGGTGGACCGCATTAGATTACGCTCTCTATTAAACATAAAGAGTCCGAATGAAAACGCGAAAGAGATTCCAAAGGTTGCCACAAAATAAAGATACCAATACTTCATCTTGAGCCTCATTGCCTCAGCAACAATGAATGCAAAGGCAGCGATGAGGACGAGCGTTAAATCCGCCGCAATAAAACCAGCGGAAGCATTCGCCCAGACCCCCTGAGAAAACAGTTCAACAATTTCGAGTGGGTCGGTCAGACCTAAAGCTTCTGTTTCTTGGATGAACTGGTAAATGCAGTACCACGGCCAGACAACCCCCCCCACAGCTGTGACGGCATAAATCAACAATCGTAGCTTTGCCATAGCAACAAAGGAAGAATGCCCACTATCTCATACGAACAGCTGACAGTAAGTACAAACGCTACAGAGGCGCTTTGTATTAATCTGGGAATAATCAATAGTCGTCAAAGATTAAGCATTAGAACTACAGCAAAGTACAGCATTGTCAATCATAACAATGAGAAGACACGAGCCAAACAAAGCCATGGCTATTATAACGGTTGCTTAAACATAAGATATACGCAACAATCTCATGAAAGCCTGAATAGGCCTCTTACCATATGGATACTGCAAAGAAGGCCTTGAAGACTGGTAAAGATATTTATTTAGAAGTTGTTGTTGAATGGAGTCAAAACGATTAAAGCTAAGACTAGAAGCAGCGCTATGATCAGAAGAAGTAACACAAACTGCATCAATAATGATAGTTTTGGTCAAATGAATCTTGCAAACACTACTTTTAGGAATATCCTTAAACGAAGAATCTATTACAAAAGAGCAGCCAAGCGGAGAAATTGATGTTACCAAAACTGGTAACACGAGATTGTCATCAAAAACAATTTTAGAGCGTTGATTACAGGAAAGCAAATATTTAGCTTCGTTGTCTTCGCGCTGGCTGGACATCAACAAGACAACACCTAATATACAAATATTGTAAATGATCCAAATAAGAGTTACTAGACGCGACGACGTAGGAGATACTTGCACGTAATGAGAAGAATTAGTACCTACAACCACCAAGCTGATAAAGTTAATTAGGAATAAAGCAAATGCAGGCCTCAGTGTTGGCGTGTAGTAACGCTCACTAACCGACATTTTACCTTTTGGCGTAACTCTAAACGGAGCTCCAAATGGTTTTATAAATGTAGAAAGAATTTCGGTGTAAACGCCTAATCCAATAAATGTATTAACACCTTCACTCAAAACTGGAAGGTAATGCTTGTCACTCAATAGCAACATTGCCATATGAATAGACACAAAAAATGGAATAAATAAATATGGAAACTCAGATATAGTAGATACGGGAAATGGCGATAGACCAAAGAAGACGGTAAGTGCAGGTATGATAAAAAAGATTGGACGCAATAACGTATTCAAAATACTCAAAGCAGGATTTAATAAAATACGATGAGATAAAGGTAAACCCTTCATCAAAGTCATAATCATGGAAGTTTGAATTGCACCACGGACCCATCTCCTACGTTGAATAAAGAAAGACTTAAGGGACTCAGGTGAAAGACCTCTTGCCATAGGTAGTGAATGAAAATATGTCTTCCAACCTTTAGAGTACAATATAATACTAAGAAGAGTATCTTCAGTGACTGATTTAGTAGGGAAACCACCAATTTCTAAAATAGCTGTTCGTCTATGGATAGAAGATGATCCGCAGCAAGTTGCAAGGCCAATTGAATTCTTTCCTGGTTGCACAACATTGTGATAGAAGGCTTGCTCATCAACCCAAAAATTATTTAATCTCAAATTACTAAGAATGGGATCAGGGTTGAAAAAGCAGTGTGGGGTTTGAATAGTAGCAATGTTCGAATTGGACTCGAACTTAGAAATGATAGGACCTAATGAATCAGCGAAAATCACAAAATCTGCATCCAAAATCACAAAGTATTTACCAAATGTTTTTTGTAGAGCGTTATTAAGATTGCCAGCTTTGGCATGAACATTTGATGTACGAGTAATGTATCCGACTTGAAGCTCAGTACATAGCTTATCTACCCATTTTCTATTACCATCATCCAAAACCCAG
The Synechococcus sp. CC9311 DNA segment above includes these coding regions:
- a CDS encoding DUF2834 domain-containing protein yields the protein MAKLRLLIYAVTAVGGVVWPWYCIYQFIQETEALGLTDPLEIVELFSQGVWANASAGFIAADLTLVLIAAFAFIVAEAMRLKMKYWYLYFVATFGISFAFSFGLFMFNRERNLMRSTNASA
- a CDS encoding glycosyltransferase; this encodes MNFWAFIFLNVCAIFFFFGFKPCLLRRLVTVTVFFLTGAIYLFWRLNGIIANDFIYTSDYIFTVLLFCLEILAYVDFLLYSLILLKPSGKVLNRHLPLINFSTRFTPELCLSNKALRNSPSVDIFITTYNEDEEIITPTIMAAMNVKYQNSNVWVLDDGNRKWVDKLCTELQVGYITRTSNVHAKAGNLNNALQKTFGKYFVILDADFVIFADSLGPIISKFESNSNIATIQTPHCFFNPDPILSNLRLNNFWVDEQAFYHNVVQPGKNSIGLATCCGSSSIHRRTAILEIGGFPTKSVTEDTLLSIILYSKGWKTYFHSLPMARGLSPESLKSFFIQRRRWVRGAIQTSMIMTLMKGLPLSHRILLNPALSILNTLLRPIFFIIPALTVFFGLSPFPVSTISEFPYLFIPFFVSIHMAMLLLSDKHYLPVLSEGVNTFIGLGVYTEILSTFIKPFGAPFRVTPKGKMSVSERYYTPTLRPAFALFLINFISLVVVGTNSSHYVQVSPTSSRLVTLIWIIYNICILGVVLLMSSQREDNEAKYLLSCNQRSKIVFDDNLVLPVLVTSISPLGCSFVIDSSFKDIPKSSVCKIHLTKTIIIDAVCVTSSDHSAASSLSFNRFDSIQQQLLNKYLYQSSRPSLQYPYGKRPIQAFMRLLRISYV